In Acaryochloris thomasi RCC1774, a genomic segment contains:
- the lexA gene encoding transcriptional repressor LexA, with amino-acid sequence MASLTTVQRELFDWLVEYISQHQHSPSIRQMMEAMRLKSPAPVQSRLDHLRKKGYVDWEDGQARTLRIVHPDFVSSESVPVLGAIAAGGLIEAFTEADEHLDLSQSLFATNCYALRVNGDSMIDAHIADGDLVVMQPVNEPRNLKNGTIVAAQVEGEGTTLKRFYLKGQQITLEAANTAYEPIKVPAHRVSVQGSLVGVWRDYI; translated from the coding sequence ATGGCCTCTCTTACAACAGTGCAGCGGGAATTGTTTGATTGGCTGGTGGAGTACATTAGCCAACATCAACACTCGCCCTCCATTCGTCAGATGATGGAGGCTATGCGCCTCAAGTCTCCGGCCCCCGTCCAAAGTCGCCTCGACCATCTGCGAAAAAAGGGCTACGTTGACTGGGAAGACGGACAGGCGAGGACGCTGCGGATTGTTCATCCTGATTTTGTCTCGTCAGAGTCGGTGCCGGTTTTAGGTGCGATTGCAGCCGGGGGACTGATCGAAGCCTTCACTGAAGCTGACGAACACCTCGATCTCAGCCAAAGCCTTTTTGCAACAAACTGCTATGCCTTACGCGTCAACGGCGACAGCATGATCGATGCCCACATCGCCGACGGCGATCTGGTGGTCATGCAGCCCGTTAACGAACCGAGAAATCTCAAAAACGGCACGATTGTGGCAGCTCAAGTGGAGGGCGAAGGCACAACGCTGAAGCGCTTTTATCTCAAAGGCCAGCAGATCACGCTAGAAGCTGCCAATACCGCCTATGAGCCGATCAAAGTCCCTGCCCATCGCGTTAGCGTACAGGGATCGCTAGTGGGTGTTTGGCGAGACTATATCTAA
- a CDS encoding cysteine hydrolase family protein has translation MPKHSLGLPANSWLVDEQSVDITRSPLTPRPVSLTTQTKQLRLDLTKSALVVIDMQNDFCHPDGWLAHIGVDVTPARQPIQPLQSLLPQLRAVSMPILWVNWGNRPDLLNISAGLRHVYNPSGTGVGLGDPLPKNQAPVLQKGSWAAAVVDELQPQPEDVQVDKFRMSGFWDTPLDSILRNLGLTTLFFSGVNADQCVMATLQDANFLGYDCILLADCTATTSPDYCWQATVYNVNQCFGFVSDSGELLRSLSEV, from the coding sequence ATGCCGAAACATTCGTTAGGATTGCCTGCTAACTCTTGGCTTGTCGATGAACAAAGTGTCGATATTACCCGCTCTCCCTTAACGCCACGTCCGGTTTCTTTGACCACTCAAACGAAGCAGTTGCGGCTGGACCTCACAAAGTCAGCACTAGTCGTAATTGATATGCAAAATGACTTCTGCCATCCCGACGGTTGGCTGGCTCACATTGGCGTTGATGTCACCCCTGCCCGTCAGCCGATTCAGCCACTGCAAAGCCTTTTACCTCAGCTTCGTGCAGTTTCGATGCCAATTCTGTGGGTGAACTGGGGCAATCGCCCCGATTTGCTCAACATTAGTGCCGGTCTACGCCACGTTTACAATCCTTCGGGGACTGGCGTGGGCCTTGGAGATCCGCTGCCGAAGAATCAGGCCCCGGTATTGCAGAAAGGGAGCTGGGCAGCAGCCGTGGTAGATGAGCTACAGCCACAGCCGGAGGATGTTCAGGTTGATAAATTTCGCATGAGCGGTTTTTGGGATACGCCTTTAGACAGTATCTTGCGCAATCTAGGGCTAACAACGCTTTTCTTTAGTGGCGTCAATGCCGATCAGTGTGTGATGGCCACGCTCCAAGATGCCAACTTTTTGGGTTACGACTGTATTTTGCTGGCCGACTGTACGGCAACGACTTCACCGGACTATTGCTGGCAGGCAACGGTGTATAACGTCAACCAGTGTTTTGGGTTTGTGAGTGATTCTGGAGAGCTGTTGCGATCGCTCTCAGAAGTGTAA
- the pyrF gene encoding orotidine-5'-phosphate decarboxylase codes for MAHSSLYTSAAQKIIVPLDVASEEDAIATLNKLPEVQFWKVGLELFVSCGPSILERLKEQQKRIFLDLKFHDISNTVAGACRAAGRYGADLLTVHATAGRTALKAAVTAAQEGAADSKVEPPKVIAITLLTSLSARDLAFDLKIPVELPEYALQMALLAQESGLAGAVCSPQEAEQLRQVCGDDFLLVCPGVRPQGAAKGDQMRSQTPTQAIQAGANYLVIGRPITTAPDPAQAFQTICQELEGI; via the coding sequence GTGGCTCACTCTTCTCTTTATACGTCGGCTGCTCAGAAAATTATTGTGCCACTGGATGTGGCGTCTGAAGAAGATGCGATCGCAACCCTAAACAAACTCCCCGAAGTTCAATTCTGGAAAGTGGGCCTAGAGCTATTCGTAAGCTGCGGTCCTTCTATTCTGGAACGTCTCAAAGAACAACAAAAGCGCATCTTCCTAGATCTCAAGTTCCACGACATCTCTAATACCGTGGCCGGAGCCTGTCGGGCAGCGGGGCGCTATGGCGCTGATCTTTTGACCGTACATGCAACGGCAGGGCGAACGGCCCTCAAAGCTGCCGTGACAGCAGCTCAGGAAGGTGCGGCAGACTCTAAAGTCGAACCGCCGAAAGTGATTGCCATTACCTTGCTCACCAGCCTATCGGCGCGCGATTTAGCCTTTGATCTCAAAATTCCGGTGGAGCTGCCGGAGTATGCGCTACAGATGGCACTGCTGGCCCAGGAATCAGGCTTAGCCGGAGCAGTATGCTCACCCCAGGAGGCAGAGCAACTGCGGCAGGTGTGCGGTGATGATTTTCTGCTGGTGTGTCCGGGTGTGCGCCCGCAGGGAGCGGCGAAGGGAGACCAGATGCGATCGCAAACCCCCACCCAAGCTATCCAAGCAGGAGCAAACTACCTTGTCATTGGTCGTCCGATCACCACAGCCCCAGATCCGGCTCAAGCCTTTCAAACTATTTGCCAGGAGTTAGAAGGAATTTGA